Proteins encoded in a region of the Nocardia asteroides genome:
- a CDS encoding alpha/beta hydrolase — protein MTRSTRTSVPGVPAVPSPRATVAAAATRLGLRPVNCAVPMNAPGVWFARKLIATLMAVGGPVPPGTSVTQVRSGAVRGEWVRAAGVPFGTRAVYYIHGSGYVICSARTHRGLAARLSKKTGLPVFLTDYRLAPEHRFPAAADDIEAGYRWLLGRGIAPEDMVIACDSAGGHLALDLLVENGRNGRSQPAAVAMFSPLLDLTLGLAAERERLRSDPLISAAAARRLPAAYTSGHPADAARLRLTIPHGLALPPILVQVGGTEMLGADAQALCEMVRRAGGTCELEIWPGQLHVFQALPMVVPEADQALARAADFLRAALVATSGTKKVS, from the coding sequence ATGACAAGGTCAACGAGGACCTCGGTCCCCGGCGTTCCCGCCGTGCCCTCGCCCCGCGCCACCGTCGCCGCTGCGGCGACCCGGCTCGGATTGCGGCCGGTGAACTGCGCGGTACCGATGAATGCCCCCGGTGTCTGGTTCGCACGCAAGCTCATCGCCACACTGATGGCCGTCGGCGGTCCCGTTCCACCCGGTACTTCCGTCACCCAGGTCCGGTCGGGCGCGGTGCGCGGCGAGTGGGTCCGGGCGGCCGGCGTGCCGTTCGGTACACGGGCCGTCTACTACATCCACGGCAGCGGGTACGTGATCTGCTCGGCTCGCACACATCGTGGTCTCGCGGCCCGGCTTTCGAAGAAGACCGGGCTTCCGGTGTTCCTCACCGACTACCGGCTCGCGCCCGAGCACCGGTTCCCAGCCGCGGCCGACGACATCGAGGCCGGCTACCGCTGGCTGCTCGGCCGTGGCATCGCCCCGGAGGACATGGTGATCGCCTGCGATTCCGCGGGTGGGCACCTGGCGCTGGACCTGCTGGTCGAGAACGGGCGGAACGGCCGCTCCCAGCCCGCCGCCGTCGCGATGTTCTCCCCGCTGCTGGATCTGACCCTCGGCTTGGCGGCCGAGCGGGAACGTCTCCGGTCCGATCCGTTGATCTCCGCCGCGGCCGCGCGCAGGCTGCCCGCGGCCTACACCAGCGGCCATCCCGCCGACGCGGCGCGCCTGCGGCTGACCATCCCGCACGGTCTCGCGCTGCCGCCGATCCTCGTGCAAGTCGGCGGCACCGAGATGCTCGGCGCCGACGCGCAGGCGCTGTGCGAGATGGTCCGGCGGGCGGGCGGCACCTGCGAGCTGGAGATCTGGCCGGGGCAACTGCACGTCTTCCAAGCCCTTCCCATGGTGGTGCCCGAGGCCGACCAGGCCCTCGCCCGCGCCGCCGACTTCCTGCGCGCGGCGCTGGTCGCTACCTCCGGCACGAAAAAGGTGAGCTGA